A region of Mesorhizobium sp. AR02 DNA encodes the following proteins:
- a CDS encoding arabinose ABC transporter substrate-binding protein translates to MRLLKTALVAGALAVLSVTTIAAYAQDTKIGFIVKQPEEPWFQDEWKFADQAAKEKGFTLVKIGAEDGEKLMSAIDNLGAQGAQGFIVCTPDVKLGPGIVAKAAANNLKLMTVDDRLVGADGKALEDVPHMGISATKIGEAVGQAIVDEMKARGWKVDEVGAIRVSYDQLPTAVDRVEGAISVLKANGFKAGNIFDAPQAKTDTEAALNAATVVLNAHADIKKWVSFGLNDEAVLGAVRASESVGIPADGMIGVGIGGADSAINEFKKPTATGFVGTVIISPKRHGYETALNMYDWVANNKEPAKLTLTSGALAKRDDYQKVRQGLGIE, encoded by the coding sequence ATGCGACTTTTGAAGACCGCGCTCGTCGCGGGCGCGCTTGCCGTGCTGTCCGTCACGACCATCGCTGCATATGCTCAGGACACCAAGATCGGTTTCATCGTCAAACAGCCCGAGGAGCCGTGGTTCCAGGACGAATGGAAGTTCGCCGACCAGGCCGCCAAGGAAAAGGGCTTTACCCTGGTCAAGATCGGCGCCGAGGACGGTGAGAAGCTGATGTCGGCGATCGACAATCTCGGCGCTCAGGGCGCCCAGGGTTTCATCGTCTGCACGCCTGATGTGAAGCTCGGCCCCGGCATCGTCGCCAAGGCCGCCGCCAACAATCTCAAGCTGATGACCGTCGACGACCGCCTGGTCGGTGCCGACGGCAAGGCGCTGGAAGACGTGCCGCATATGGGCATCTCGGCGACCAAGATCGGTGAGGCCGTCGGCCAGGCGATCGTCGATGAAATGAAGGCGCGCGGCTGGAAGGTCGACGAGGTCGGCGCCATTCGCGTCTCCTACGATCAGTTGCCGACCGCCGTCGACCGTGTCGAAGGCGCCATCTCGGTGCTCAAGGCGAACGGCTTCAAGGCCGGGAACATCTTCGACGCGCCGCAGGCCAAGACCGACACCGAAGCCGCACTCAATGCCGCAACGGTCGTGCTCAACGCCCATGCCGACATCAAGAAGTGGGTTTCCTTCGGCCTCAATGACGAGGCGGTTCTGGGCGCAGTGCGCGCTTCCGAAAGCGTCGGCATTCCGGCTGACGGCATGATCGGCGTCGGCATCGGCGGCGCGGATTCGGCGATCAACGAGTTCAAGAAGCCGACCGCCACCGGCTTTGTCGGCACGGTGATCATCTCGCCGAAGCGCCATGGCTACGAGACGGCGCTCAACATGTATGACTGGGTCGCCAACAACAAGGAACCGGCGAAGCTGACCTTGACCTCCGGTGCGCTGGCCAAGCGCGACGACTACCAGAAGGTCCGCCAGGGCCTCGGCATCGAATAA
- the dgoD gene encoding galactonate dehydratase has protein sequence MKITALTTYIVPPRWLFLKIETDAGVTGWGEPVVEGRALTVEAAVKELGDYLIGKDPRLIEDHWTVMHRGGFYRGGPILMSAIAGIDQALWDIKGRALGVPVHELLGGKLRDSIKVYSWIGGDRPAEVAAGAKEVVSRGFLALKMNGTEELQIVDSHDKIDAAVERVAMVREAVGPNIGIAVDFHGRVHRPMARILVKELEPYRLMFIEEPVLSENREALKEIAALGSTPIALGERLYSRWDFKSVFEEGVVDIIQPDLSHAGGITECRKIAAMAEAYDVAVAPHCPLGPIALAACLQLDAVSYNCFIQEQSLGIHYNAANDLLDYAANKDVFRYEDGYVAIPDGPGLGVEIDEEYVKERAKEGHRWRNPIWRHKDGSFAEW, from the coding sequence ATGAAAATCACCGCGCTCACCACCTACATCGTCCCGCCACGCTGGCTGTTCCTGAAGATCGAGACCGATGCCGGCGTCACCGGTTGGGGCGAGCCGGTGGTCGAAGGCCGGGCGCTGACCGTCGAGGCGGCGGTCAAGGAGCTTGGCGACTATCTCATCGGCAAGGACCCTCGCCTGATCGAAGACCACTGGACGGTGATGCATCGCGGCGGCTTCTATCGCGGCGGGCCGATCCTGATGAGCGCCATTGCCGGCATCGACCAGGCGCTGTGGGACATCAAGGGCAGGGCGCTCGGCGTGCCCGTGCACGAACTGCTCGGCGGAAAGCTGCGCGACAGTATCAAGGTCTATTCCTGGATCGGCGGCGACCGGCCGGCCGAAGTGGCGGCGGGCGCCAAGGAAGTGGTTTCGCGAGGCTTCCTGGCGCTGAAGATGAACGGCACCGAGGAGCTGCAGATCGTCGACAGCCACGACAAGATCGATGCCGCCGTGGAACGGGTCGCCATGGTGCGCGAGGCTGTCGGCCCCAATATCGGCATCGCCGTCGATTTCCACGGCCGCGTGCACCGGCCGATGGCGCGCATCCTGGTCAAGGAACTGGAGCCCTACCGGCTGATGTTCATCGAGGAGCCGGTGCTCAGCGAAAATCGCGAGGCGCTGAAGGAGATCGCCGCCCTCGGCTCGACGCCGATCGCGCTCGGCGAACGGCTCTACAGTCGCTGGGACTTCAAGTCGGTGTTCGAGGAAGGCGTCGTCGACATCATCCAACCCGACCTGTCGCATGCCGGCGGCATCACCGAATGCCGCAAGATCGCGGCGATGGCGGAAGCCTATGACGTGGCCGTCGCGCCGCACTGCCCGCTTGGGCCGATCGCGCTCGCCGCCTGCCTGCAGCTCGATGCGGTCAGCTACAACTGCTTCATCCAGGAGCAGAGCCTCGGCATCCACTACAACGCCGCCAACGACCTGCTCGACTACGCCGCCAACAAGGACGTTTTCCGCTACGAGGATGGCTATGTCGCCATCCCCGATGGTCCGGGCCTGGGTGTCGAGATCGACGAGGAGTATGTCAAGGAACGCGCCAAGGAGGGCCACCGCTGGCGCAACCCGATCTGGCGCCACAAGGACGGCTCCTTCGCCGAGTGGTGA
- a CDS encoding FadR/GntR family transcriptional regulator, with protein MPDVTKALASDIFSGRYPAGASLPTENELGVEYGVSRTVIREALKVLAAKGLVLSRPRIGTVVCEQDNWNIIDPQVLAWHAPHALDDKLFDAILETRRAIEPLVAELAATRATLQEIADLEAAWRGMAGAGEDLVAFSRSDIAFHQIVYAASHNPIFRQIGNLIDTGLKFSLEATATISLDRRMEAVAAHREVVEALRMRDAEAARGAADRILDLAARDLVSAKKLKNNLDLAARDLVSAKKLKNN; from the coding sequence ATGCCCGATGTGACCAAGGCGCTTGCCTCCGACATCTTTTCCGGACGCTATCCGGCGGGAGCGTCCCTGCCGACCGAAAACGAACTCGGCGTCGAATATGGCGTCAGCCGCACGGTCATTCGCGAAGCCCTGAAGGTGCTGGCCGCGAAAGGGCTGGTGCTGTCGCGGCCGCGCATCGGCACGGTTGTATGTGAACAGGACAACTGGAACATCATCGACCCGCAAGTACTGGCCTGGCACGCGCCGCATGCGCTCGACGACAAGCTGTTCGACGCCATCCTGGAAACGCGCCGGGCCATCGAGCCCCTGGTCGCCGAGCTTGCCGCCACGCGCGCGACGCTGCAGGAGATCGCCGACCTCGAAGCCGCCTGGCGCGGCATGGCGGGCGCCGGTGAGGATCTCGTTGCCTTCTCGCGCTCCGACATCGCTTTCCACCAGATCGTCTATGCGGCGAGCCACAACCCGATCTTCCGCCAGATCGGCAATCTGATCGACACAGGATTGAAATTCTCGCTGGAAGCGACGGCAACGATTTCGCTCGACCGGCGCATGGAAGCCGTGGCGGCGCATCGCGAGGTGGTGGAGGCGCTGCGCATGCGCGACGCCGAGGCGGCGCGAGGTGCTGCAGACCGGATCCTCGACCTTGCGGCGCGCGACCTCGTCAGCGCCAAGAAACTCAAGAACAACCTCGACCTTGCGGCGCGCGACCTCGTCAGCGCCAAGAAACTCAAGAACAACTGA